A region from the Nonlabens sp. YIK11 genome encodes:
- the hemG gene encoding protoporphyrinogen oxidase encodes MALRSSYDVVILGAGISGLSAGYSLFQEDRDFAILEGSTRCGGVIESEVINGLMVEHGPNSMALTPEVEALLQELDILDALLPAMEESKIRQILWDNQLHTLKASPLTLLSTRLLSTSAKLRILREPFISSKSPAGESVLEFFTRRFGKQVAQRMAGAIVSGIYAGDAAQLEMASVFPRFVELEKEYGSLLKGLIKSPSAPRKIVSFKDGMETLISSLSRKLNDHIHLNTSVASIEKVTNGWKLHLKDGNSIHTQKVISTIPFYCLEKLLSSTGFPEIEIPYNPMLTLQVKIPLTELRSKTQGFGFLASSFERKDFIGVLFNGNVFETAIHGDDALMNFFVRPDHCETDEPEIIFETLCLPLFRRWTGIQCDLELIHSRYWPQAIPQKVVEHQDKIQAIKDWESSHKGFHIAGNSVYGVSIGDCIHDHIQLARNI; translated from the coding sequence ATGGCTTTAAGATCTAGTTATGACGTTGTTATTTTAGGCGCTGGTATTTCTGGTTTGAGTGCTGGTTATTCTCTTTTTCAGGAGGATCGGGATTTTGCCATTCTTGAAGGCAGTACGAGATGCGGCGGCGTCATAGAATCTGAAGTCATCAATGGCTTGATGGTAGAGCACGGTCCCAACAGCATGGCGCTAACTCCAGAAGTTGAAGCCCTACTCCAGGAACTTGACATTCTTGACGCACTCTTACCGGCCATGGAAGAGAGTAAAATAAGACAGATTTTATGGGACAACCAGTTGCACACATTGAAAGCATCGCCACTAACGTTGCTCTCGACCAGACTCCTATCCACCTCGGCAAAACTACGTATCCTGAGAGAACCGTTTATTTCTAGCAAATCGCCGGCAGGAGAAAGTGTCTTGGAATTCTTTACACGCAGGTTTGGAAAACAAGTAGCACAACGCATGGCAGGTGCCATAGTAAGCGGTATTTATGCCGGTGATGCGGCTCAACTGGAGATGGCCTCTGTTTTTCCTCGATTTGTAGAATTGGAAAAAGAGTACGGTAGTTTGCTGAAGGGACTCATCAAATCGCCATCTGCTCCTCGCAAGATCGTAAGCTTTAAAGATGGTATGGAGACGTTGATTAGTTCGCTTTCGCGAAAGCTGAACGACCATATTCATTTGAATACATCTGTAGCTTCCATTGAAAAAGTAACCAATGGTTGGAAGCTACATTTAAAAGATGGAAATTCCATTCACACCCAAAAAGTGATCTCCACCATTCCTTTTTACTGCCTGGAAAAATTATTGTCATCCACAGGTTTTCCAGAAATAGAGATTCCGTACAATCCTATGTTGACCTTGCAGGTTAAAATTCCATTAACCGAATTGCGTTCCAAAACACAAGGTTTCGGATTTTTAGCGTCCTCATTTGAGCGTAAGGACTTCATAGGGGTATTGTTTAATGGCAATGTGTTTGAAACGGCCATCCATGGCGATGATGCACTTATGAACTTTTTTGTGCGACCTGATCATTGTGAAACTGACGAGCCTGAGATTATATTTGAGACTTTATGCCTACCTCTTTTTAGAAGATGGACGGGAATTCAATGTGATCTTGAACTTATCCATAGTCGATATTGGCCGCAAGCGATTCCGCAAAAGGTAGTGGAACATCAGGATAAAATACAAGCCATTAAGGATTGGGAATCGAGCCACAAAGGTTTTCATATCGCTGGGAACTCGGTGTACGGTGTTTCTATAGGCGACTGTATCCACGACCATATCCAGCTTGCCAGAAACATTTGA